Sequence from the Ascaphus truei isolate aAscTru1 chromosome 3, aAscTru1.hap1, whole genome shotgun sequence genome:
ACTTAAATGTGGAAACCAACTAATGATATTGCAGCAAGGCAACAAATCCGTTATGCAAGTACTGTTTTGGGCCCAAAAATATTTAGAATGCACTTTTTGTTTTGAGTGACTTTTTACCTATAGTTTCCTTGAAGTGATTGGGTTTAATACTGGTATATATTAAGATTGTTCCGTGCCACATATGCCTTCAGAGCAGTCACCACAAAGCTATTCTATGTATATGTACTGCTCTCCCTGCGGTACATTGACAGCGGTATGTGAGTTGCAGATGAAGGCTGCGTGGTGAACATTTTATATTCACTTTAGTGGAGAGAGCTATTGTAAATGTAATGGGTGTTTTCAATATTTTAATATTCATATACATGTTAAATTTATTGCTGTTATTAATTTTTCTGAAATACCTCTTACTAGTGCACAATAGTTAATGAGAAGGACTTTCAGACAGCTGGGGAAGCTGCACAAAGCAGCAAAATTGTGTTAAAAAAACCATATTCGTAATATCTAGCTTCGGTGGTTTCCGTGGTAACCTTTCGACTGCACTGGCCTCTGAGCTCCATTTAAACTTCCCGGACATTTAATGTTTCATgtctcttaaatgaagcatcagATTAAGGCCGCTGTCATATTTAGCGCTACCGTGCGTGTATCGCGAACAAAAGGTTGTGCCACTGAGGCAAGGTCCTAGAGCGCACGATGGAGTGCGACTCTTTGCACGccggttttttattttgacaCGCGATGGCTGGATCACGTGCGCAGTTTAGCCAACGATGGCGAACCGCGCTTGTGACGCCTCAGACACGCCTCCCTGTCGTGTCTCCTCCTCCAGATCCCCAGGCCATGTATCGCTTCTGCAGTAGGTGGGCGCGACGCCATGCCCTCCGTCGCCCGCGCCTACTATATCCAAGGCCTAAGTAGTGATAAGTGCAGGCTGCTGCTTCAAGTCTGTGCGCATTATGATTATTGATAACTTTGTCTTTAAGAAAAGTGGCATGTTGGGTAATGCAATTGTAGCTACAATCAGTAGAGTTACAACTGCATTTGCAGTCACGAGAAACCAATGTTGAGAAATGCAGACGATCAAACAAGGGAAATGTGCTGTTGGACATGGCTGTGTTTAGGATTTGTAGTCATGTGATAAGGCAAGGATTACAGCATAGCTCTGGACCGCGCACTTCTCAACCAGACCCAGCTGAAGATGGCTGTTCTAGTAATAAAAGTGGTAGTGCGAGAGGATAAAAGGGTTGTCCCACTGCACTTGCAAAAAAGTATTTTGTACACAACTTGGCAATTTTGTTTTGCTTGCCGCTTACCCAACATCTAAAGTGTAGTTATGCCATTCTATGGCAGCGATTTATAGTGGGCACAACGCAAGCAACAAACCTCTGAGGCCGCCAACGAGCGCGCGAGCAATGCAGAGCGACCACgcggcagatttaaaaaaaaaaaaaaaaaaaaaagacaaattatTGTCTTTTTGCCCTATGGCCGTGTCaaatgagcggttcagccaatgagggcaaaccagcctggtgatgtgttcgccacgcctccccatcgcctcgGACCACAGTGCTGGGATTGCGCGAGCGACGCCATGTGCTCCGTCGCGCTCGCCTACTCTAATCTCCACCTACTAATGGAGCAAGAGCTGGCACCCACACAGAGCATGGGTAATAAGTAAGCACGTATTTTCTAGCTGTGAAAGTGTTAAACTGATAATCATGctgtaagcaaaaaaaaaaaaaaatctttgggTGTTACAATTTCTCCTGCATCACAAGCCAAGCAACATGGAGTCTGAGAGTGGCCTTCAACTGCAGTGATTACCCCCGCTGTCTTCTTTCTGTTGTCCATCAGAGTGTTGGGTAACATGCGACACCTTTTTAGCAGTGACAGGGCTGACGTTTTTTCAGGTAGCAGCGGGTTGTCTGGATGTGGAGGAACGCTGCTAGTCTGCCCACAGCTCTGAATGGATGAATATTGTCTTTGTGCAGGGTGGTCAGTGAGGCTGCAGTTGCCCACAGAACGGTTGTAGAGAAGGTCTGTGGTGCTCGTGGAGAGTTTAAACTAGAGGATGATGGGCAGCTAAGCTTATTGAATATACATATGTTAACTTGCAGCCCCGAGCACGCCAGTTACGCTAAGGTGGTCTTTCTGCAGAGTACATGTCGccatctaaagcaggggtgcgcaaagtttttttttttttttttgctgccccCTCCCCTGTGTGCCGGCTCCAGAGCTTGCGCCCCTCCCCAGTGAcctagcgtcaaatgacgcagaggGTCACATAACCCttcagtgtcatttgacgcgcgtttcCATGACACCATGTCACATAACCCCGCCTCGTCATTTGAagccgcgttgtcatggtgacgtgaCCAGAAGCCGGCTAAATCCCGGTTAATTGAAGTTGCAGAgacttcgcccccccccccccccgggcatttaattgaaatgaatcggggaagagcgcggggccagtGCAacccgcctgcgcccccccagaaaaatcccgtgccctccagtttgcgcaccactgattgAAAGGGCAAGGTGCTTTTAACCTTCCTCACTGGGACCATTTAAAGAAAAGGCTATCCTGTTTGCGCGAAGGAAAAATGAATATCCAGGCTATATTGCTTGTCTTCGGTTTTTATGTCCACTATGGCAACCTTTAAACAATCACATTAATTGTTTTCATTGTTTGTTTCTCTAGCTTCCTCTCATTCTCCAGGGACTGCTATTAATCTTTTGTGATTTAACAGGGCGTTGGCTGGGGATCTCCAAAGGGAAGTTTGTGTGGGGTTTTTATTAGGACTAGTTTGTTGCAATTTTTAACGCCTTCCTGGCTAGATTGCTCATTGTTGCTATATATTGTCATCGTTCTTTTATTATTAATGCAGGCCACTGTGCTTTGGAATATATTGACATCATCTAAATCTATTCTACCCTTGGTTGTTACTTAATCACCCTAAATGTGTGCATGGCATCCGTTTTAGAAACATTAAATAATCAACTTGTTTAATCTTTCAATTCATCCCCTGAACATTTCATTAAGAATCTGAGAAGCCAGGCAGGTGGAATAATGGATCCATAGGGAGATTCGATAGGTGGTAGgtagtatatttttttttattttggtgttCATTTTTAAAGTAATTCTGATGCTAGTTTGGCCAAAAAGATAAACATAGAAACTACCGTTCCAATTATTATTCCCCATTTTTGTGTAACACTGGGCTTTTACAATGACTTACTTTTTTGTGCTTATTTTTGATTACCATGAATGATACTATAACTTCTTAATCACCCACCATACCTGAACAGTACTGCCCCTTGCAATATTGATTTGTTACTAGGATGCCAAGGTTACAGGTGTCATGGTAAACAGTGGTGGACATTGGAGGTATTTGAGACCTGTAACTTTATTATGTATTAACCATACAAAAATTGATGCGCTTCCTGACACTTAGTTCAAATATTCAGAATCATTCACCTTACACAGAGCAACTGTCATAAAACCTTCTGTGTTTAGCTATAGTAAAAGTGCACAGCCTGAAGCATGTATGCATACATGACTTCAAAATGATCACGGAGTCTGTGCATAGCATTTTGGTCTAACTAACAGTTCTAATGTAGTGACGTTCAATAGTGACTTTACAGTGGCCACACAACTTTGAAATATAATTGCAGAATATAAAGTTATCCAAAAAAAAAGTATGTATTGTTTTTACTGCGGACTCTGAAAAATAAAATGCTAGTCACCTGTTCCGTcaacactgcccacatcccagtCTTATCATACAACCATTCAGGGTGCAGATGATGCTCAATATACAGTGATCTCAACATGTAACATTTCCTTTGTTCTGTCTGCTTGTGTCTTCATCAATGGTCATTTGTAAAGCGGGAATCCTGCCCAGTTTCCATGTGGAATTCTTTACAGAATTCAAACCAGGGGAACCTTCTAAGCTGAACAGTGCTAGTTTTTGGTTTTTAGTTGCTGGTTTACATTCTGGATTTTCAAAGATGGTGCCTTCCtcttccaataggaagctgcaacgtcatgCCCCCattgttgtggcttcctattgaccacAGCATTTTAATTCCCCAAATCAAAGCTGAAACACTATCATGGTCTCACCTGAGCTAAAGAAAAAAACATGCTTTAGCTCCATATGGACCCACAGATTAGAATTATGTGGTAGAATAGAAAAATTTGGGAAAGAAATGTAGGCTGCTTTTAATGGTAAAAGTGAACATTTAGTGCAGAATGTTTGCCAGGATGTGGAGATATTGAAGGCCAAGTTCAGACTTGGTGGAGATATTTAGGCCTATACTTACTATGCAGTGTTATtgcctaaggcccgggccatagtgCCTTTGCCGAGGCTTTGacatcacccgcgtgaagcgggtgctttccccgTCCATGGTGGACGGGCCATGGGGTGCATTCCTAgggacgtcatggagctggtccGCTCACGTCACCTACGTCAGtatcaactgatttcttgcggaACTCGCCCACCCTCCTGCCTCTGTCCGCGTATGGGCACGATCAATGCCTTTAGGCAATCTGATTGCGCCCCGCGCAGATGCATCCGTGCGGTTTCCCACACCATGGATGTCGCCTAAGACACCTTCCTGAGCCAGAAGATATATTGGGCCAATATTCTCTAAACAGACTTTTGCCATATCATCATACCTTGAAGTTAACAGGTTGTAAGGTGTCCGGACTACCCCAAAAcatgatacatcccattataattcTTGGCTCTGTAAATACGGCTCAAAGTATTGACcgtttttattgttgtttttgtgcAGTTTTATTACCttgataatataatatatttttagtaTCCATTAAAGGTCAACTTATGTTGTTttaatgtggtgtgtgtgtgtgtgtgtatatatgtctattatattttatacacacacactttgaaatTACACACTGTCAGTGTGACAAAACGAAGTGTCCTTTAAAACTAAACACTTTCATGTCTTAAAGCTATTACATATTTGTTCAACTTCCAGACTAATGTTCATAAACTGCATCTTTCACTGATGCAGTGCATGTTGAAAAATCAGTCTTTGTTTTACTCCTACAGCTGGGGTAAACTGGGATAGGATCAAATGAGGAAAGGAAACCTACACACAACAAAAGGCACTTGCTAGTCAGTGTAAGAATCAATGGATTTGTAAGCATGAATTTAAAACACTGGAGCAGATTTAATTAATTCAATAAATGGGAACCCAAATGAACAATGGCCAACTGTGTTTGAGGCAGTGGAACTGCAATACATTTAATTCatatttgtttcccccccccctaggtTGATCCAAAGGACTATATGTTTAATGGATTGAAGGATCAAACTGTAGGACGATTGCCTGGAAAAGTTGAAGGCCAACAGTTTGTCATACAAGAGTGTGAGAACTGTAACATCTACATTTTTGACCACTCGGCTACCATCACTATTGACGACTGTACAAACTGTCGCATCTTTCTAGGGCCTGTAAAGGGCAGCATATTTTTCCGTGACTGCAAAGATTGCAAATGTGTGGTTGCGTGCCAGCAATTTCGCACTCGGGACTGCCGGAAAATGGATGTGTTTTTATGCTGTACCACCCAGCCAATCATAGAGTCATCCACAGGCATGAAGTTTGGATGCTTCCAGTACTATTACCCAGAACTGGCAAGCCAGTTCAAGGACGCAGGGTTGAGTATCTTTAACAACACATGGAGCAATATCCATGATTTCACCCCTTTGTCGGGAGAGACAAACTGGAGTCTACTTCCCAGTGATGTTGTGATCCAAGACTATATACCACTGCCTGACTCCGAAGAATTAAAAGCTGTTAGAGTGTCTCTAGATGGTAATAGGAGCATAATACCTGTGACGTGGGGACAGCGTCAGAAGAAAAGTGATGAGTCCTGCTTGGTTGTTTTCTTTGCTGGAGATTATACCATTGCCAATGCTAGGAAGATGATCGATGAGGTAATATGAAAGCACGTTCTTAATTAAATACTGTGGATATCcaggatttttttaattaaaaacaaacacagaTAGCAGATTTGATGCATGTGCTTACTAGGATGCTTGTCGTTCTCCTTATTCATTGGTGCGGGGCAAACTAATCTTCTATTGATGCATCTATGAACTCTAGAGCTCCCTTCTCAATACAAACCGGAAGCACTTCACTTTCAAAGAACATAAGTGCCACTACCATGTTAGTCCTTTAAGTTCTCTGTAGACTGTTTGTGTGTTAAATTCTGTTCGTGGACATCTACAAAACGATACAGTGCACAAAACGGTGTGTTAATATATTCTCTAAGTCTTTCACAATGTGTGTGGCTGAGAATTAAGACACATATATCCTGTCCCTTTTGAGGTCTTATCATTATTCACAGTAACCCCTCAGTCAGACCATGTTTATTTTGGATAACCAATGTATATGCAAACACATTAACATGAAACATTCCTTTTCTTATGAGTGGGATCTCGGCATCATTTAAACTTTGTCTAAAATCCTGACCAAATGAGCACATTTTAGAGTAACTGTTTAGATAATATGAGCCTTACTGGAATTTATTGCTGGTGTCAAAACGTTAAAATATTCATCATAATGATGGGGTTTGTCTTTTGTGTAAGTTATAAGTTAACGCTTACTTGATTTTTGCAAAATGGAAAACACCTCCGCTTCTATTGTTAGTTGTTCGAAGTCTGGGCTAAAGTGTTCCTGAAAGGTTGCACAGCTCTTGTAGCATTACATATCAAATAGATTTCTATCCCCCAATAGAGTGGAAATCGATAATTCATACATAATCTGTAATGCATTTTTTAGATTTTATACTAGAAGTTATTTCTTCATCTTGCTCATACTTCTCTCCCTTTTTTGTTTGTCATACAGATGGTTAGTAAGGGCTTATCACTTATTCAGACCAAGGAAGTTGCAATGAAACCAGAAGATGCAAAAAGGGTATTCCAGGAAAAAGCCCCAGAGTTCATACCTCTGTTGGAGAAAGGTACAGTTTAGCAGATTTCCAAGACTCCTATTCTAAATCTTGAACTGGTATATTTAGTGGGATGTAGAACAGAAGTATATGAAATAACTTTTACCCTAGAAAAATGGTTCCCAATTCCAGAGCTCAAGGACCCctaacagtccaggttttaaggctatcctcaGATTattgcaggtggctcaatcattttgacCGAATCACCTGTGCCCAAGCATGGATATCCACAAAATTTGGGCTGTTAGGGGgtacctgaggactggagttgggaaccactgccctagaACATATTAATTTACTTGCACTAAATATTTAATAATTGTGGTGCCGTTggtgttataaaaaaaaacaacctacTAGTTAACAGAGATTATACAGGCCCTACTTTTAAGGGCAATTCTATCCAACTAAAATATCTTACACAGTATGACCTTGAGATTGATGACCTGTCGCTGTGGAATCCCCTGAACTCTTGTAGGCCAGAACAAAGTAAATATCCACGTAACTGTCAATTGAATagaacacattttgatactgtCACCTTTAAACATAAACTCTGAAAAGCACATGTCATTGCACTTTGGGTTAAATGTCTTGCTTGATGTGTCTAATTGCTTTGCTCCTCCAGGTTCCGTAGTTGCATTGGAGTTTAACGGAGATGGGGCAGTAGAGAGCTGCCAATCGGCCATCAGCAATATCTTCAGTGGCACCAAGGTGAGCTAGTTtttcgtgtatgtgtgtatgcatatgtatatatgtgtgtatatgtatatataatttagaTCATGTATGTAAATCCAGATGCCAGCACCGTGATAATCTGTAAAGGAGCAGAGGGATTGTGCACAAACGGGCAATACAGGACAGATGACCAACACATTTTGGCCCATACTTGCTAAGCAGTGCTACACCGTCAAGTACTTTCCATTGCAAGGAATTTTACATATCTTCTGAGGTTCAGAGAGATGAGAAAATTAAATGTACCACTTACTTTGTTTCAAAAACACCAGGTGCTTGCTTTGAGATTATTTTGAGACTAAATGGTCAAACCCATTCAAATATAATTGATAATACAAATCACTCTCTGCCTAATCTCGTGCTAATTATGATGTTTCTTTAACACAGCCAAACTGATTGGATACGTTTCTTAAATCATTTTGACTAGTTAAGACATTAGAGAACATTGTTCTAACACATTTGCTgcaaagtaaatattattattcagTTGTGAAACCTGTTTCTTATAATTTACGGCATTAA
This genomic interval carries:
- the RP2 gene encoding protein XRP2 isoform X2 translates to MFNGLKDQTVGRLPGKVEGQQFVIQECENCNIYIFDHSATITIDDCTNCRIFLGPVKGSIFFRDCKDCKCVVACQQFRTRDCRKMDVFLCCTTQPIIESSTGMKFGCFQYYYPELASQFKDAGLSIFNNTWSNIHDFTPLSGETNWSLLPSDVVIQDYIPLPDSEELKAVRVSLDGNRSIIPVTWGQRQKKSDESCLVVFFAGDYTIANARKMIDEMVSKGLSLIQTKEVAMKPEDAKRVFQEKAPEFIPLLEKGSVVALEFNGDGAVESCQSAISNIFSGTKVFVSENKASAPRDVDNFYNFADMQMGM
- the RP2 gene encoding protein XRP2 isoform X1, producing MGCFFSKKSKRKGSGRETRGAAPPSAAAAAGGEQPDGVESKQYSWDKREKVDPKDYMFNGLKDQTVGRLPGKVEGQQFVIQECENCNIYIFDHSATITIDDCTNCRIFLGPVKGSIFFRDCKDCKCVVACQQFRTRDCRKMDVFLCCTTQPIIESSTGMKFGCFQYYYPELASQFKDAGLSIFNNTWSNIHDFTPLSGETNWSLLPSDVVIQDYIPLPDSEELKAVRVSLDGNRSIIPVTWGQRQKKSDESCLVVFFAGDYTIANARKMIDEMVSKGLSLIQTKEVAMKPEDAKRVFQEKAPEFIPLLEKGSVVALEFNGDGAVESCQSAISNIFSGTKVFVSENKASAPRDVDNFYNFADMQMGM